One genomic window of Onychostoma macrolepis isolate SWU-2019 chromosome 25, ASM1243209v1, whole genome shotgun sequence includes the following:
- the znf800a gene encoding LOW QUALITY PROTEIN: zinc finger protein 800a (The sequence of the model RefSeq protein was modified relative to this genomic sequence to represent the inferred CDS: inserted 1 base in 1 codon): MFIKEASEMEATNSEDQGSRTSDKCCQTETLQACCCQTTETPQEPCGKNPVHSIEPGDPPLLQQQLQTSKSGIHQIIECFRSGTAQLKHMLLKEVDTIFECKICRSLFRGLPNLVTHKELYCFSRQPQSDEPSQGGQSQVIKELLQAIYPQKDQEKHVIQLEAIETNPNAVFQQVAQVEVPDMPENPAPTPQTMIPVPEKKNRRKSILAPKKVQQSDFEDEMETEPEEPAVKEGQSCEEQIKIEPVEGEEEEEESAASEVKEMRISCCLCGKDFSSRRSVRRHCRKMHWQRMEELRKFTETRTVPTSLLSMVKDKHPVEPPPSPGKSCPVCKKSFATKANVRRHFDEVHRGLKRDLITPDIATRPGQPLLLDARPPSPAKAPSSPLKQEKTQYNLTNCRCKLCKRKYSSQIMLRRHMRIVHKMPILENSSQKAKSKHARRDKGYLKKESLSKASEDDGNHSVSFDFKRIYCWLCKRQFSTSQNLGKHIAELHTDGNDSIYIKFYRCPICRYESRRKRDVIRHITVVHKKSSRYLAKVMPALENHAVKKPADAVLSSPIKKTISKEEGSGXHKTQDPPASPKSCQQDPLVSSKAKKQESPTSPNTRKHSALTSLNTGKLESPLTPNRQDKNLQVSKNPHVTRSHNVIKGSPITRSQETCTEVRVTKNFSLHACDMCGRAFAKKVYLETHRRRHRTAIASGDKLQGRSTRSKALI; this comes from the exons ATG TTCATAAAAGAGGCCTCTGAGATGGAGGCTACTAACAGCGAAGATCAGGGAAGCCGGACTAGTGACAAATGCTGCCAGACTGAGACACTTCAGGCCTGCTGTTGCCAAACAACAGAAACCCCTCAAGAGCCTTGTGGCAAAAATCCAG tcCATTCGATTGAGCCCGGTGATCCACCCCTGCTTCAGCAGCAGCTCCAGACCTCCAAGTCGGGAATTCATCAAATCATTGAGTGTTTTCGCTCAG GTACAGCTCAACTCAAACACATGCTGCTGAAGGAGGTTGACACCATATTTGAGTGCAAAATCTGTCGAAGTCTGTTCCGTGGTCTACCAAATCTGGTCACTCACAAGGAGCTCTACTGCTTTTCCCGACAACCTCAGTCAGATG AGCCTTCCCAAGGTGGGCAGAGCCAAGTTATCAAAGAACTTCTTCAAGCCATCTATCCACAGAAAGACCAAGAAAAACATGTCATTCAGCTAGAGGCCATTGAGACGAACCCTAATGCAGTGTTCCAACAAGTGGCACAAGTGGAAGTTCCCGACATGCCAGAAAACCCAGCCCCTACACCCCAGACTATGATACCGGTACCTGAGAAGAAAAATCGCCGCAAATCTATTTTGGCACCCAAAAAGGTCCAACAGTCAGATTTTGAAGACGAGATGGAAACTGAACCTGAAGAACCTGCTGTTAAAGAAGGTCAGAGCTGCGAAGAGCAAATAAAGATTGAGCCGGTAGAAGGggaggaagaagaagaggagagtgCCGCCTCTGAGGTTAAGGAGATGAGGATCTCTTGCTGCCTCTGCGGAAAAGACTTTAGCTCCAGACGCAGCGTACGACGCCACTGCCGGAAGATGCATTGGCAGAGGATGGAGGAGTTACGCAAATTTACAGAGACGCGCACAGTGCCTACCAGCCTGCTGTCTATGGTGAAGGACAAGCATCCTGTTGAACCACCACCTTCTCCTGGGAAGAGTTGCCCAGTGTGCAAAAAGTCCTTTGCCACCAAGGCCAACGTTCGTCGCCACTTTGATGAGGTCCATCGTGGTTTGAAGCGGGATTTGATCACGCCGGACATTGCCACAAGACCAGGCCAGCCTCTTTTACTTGACGCTCGTCCTCCTTCTCCAGCGAAAGCACCAAGCTCTCCTCTGAAGCAAGAGAAGACACAGTACAATCTGACAAATTGTCGCTGCAAGCTGTGCAAACGCAAGTACAGCTCCCAAATAATGCTTAGGCGGCACATGCGAATCGTTCATAAGATGCCCATTCTAGAAAACAGCTCTCAGAAGGCCAAATCAAAGCACGCGAGAAGAGATAAGGGTTACCTAAAGAAAGAGTCTCTCTCGAAAGCTTCAGAAGATGATGGAAACCACAGTGTGAGTTTTGACTTTAAGAGGATCTACTGCTGGTTGTGTAAACGTCAGTTCAGTACCAGTCAGAACCTGGGCAAGCACATTGCCGAGCTGCACACCGATGGAAACGACAGCATCTACATCAAGTTTTACCGATGCCCCATCTGCAGATACGAGTCACGCCGAAAGCGCGACGTCATCCGTCATATCACAGTGGTGCACAAGAAGTCATCACGCTATCTGGCTAAGGTTATGCCTGCCTTGGAGAACCACGCAGTGAAGAAACCAGCTGATGCAGTCTTGAGCAGCCCAATCAAGAAAACTATTTCAAAAGAAGAGGGTAGCG AGCATAAAACGCAAGACCCACCAGCTTCTCCTAAAAGTTGTCAACAAGATCCTCTTGTATCTTCCAAAGCGAAGAAACAAGAATCCCCAACATCTCCAAACACTCGAAAGCATTCCGCTCTAACGTCACTCAACACAGGCAAACTCGAGTCTCCGCTTACACCAAATAGACAAGACAAGAACCTTCAAGTGTCCAAGAACCCACATGTCACTCGCAGTCATAATGTTATCAAGGGGTCACCCATCACCAGAAGCCAGGAGACCTGCACAGAGGTTAGGGTAACAAAAAACTTTTCCCTTCACGCCTGCGATATGTGTGGCCGGGCATTTGCCAAAAAGGTCTACCTGGAGACACACAGGCGGAGACACAGGACTGCCATCGCAAGTGGGGACAAATTACAAGGAAGAAGCACTCGATCAAAGGCCCTCATTTG A
- the si:dkey-42p14.3 gene encoding EF-hand calcium-binding domain-containing protein 10, with protein sequence MSSPRELEAAEYLKKHKIIELMDNLTSMLFFYRPDRPREFLIDQLEKLKVSKVHPGNPPCLFNESNLDALFGILDPSHQGFITYSQYKEALKTLGIKNFNELPEGASDDRISQETFIREATEGLVGSAATFQL encoded by the exons ATGTCATCTCCGCGGGAGCTAGAGGCAGCAGAATAcctcaaaaaacacaaaattattgAGCTTATGGATAATTTAACTAGTATGCTCTTCTTCTACAGACCAG ATCGTCCTAGAGAATTTCTGATCGACCAACTCGAAAAGCTGAAAGTTTCCAAAGTTCATCCAGGAAACCCTCCGTGCCTCTTTAACGAGTCCAACTTAGATGCGCTGTTTGGAATCCTGGATCCTTCCCATCAAGGCTTTATCACTTATAGTCAATACAAAGAAG CACTGAAGACACTTGGCATCAAGAATTTCAATGAGCTCCCAGAAGGAGCCAGTGATGACAGAATATCACAAGAGACGTTCATAAGAGAGGC GACAGAAGGGCTTGTCGGAAGTGCAGCAACATTCCAGCTATAG
- the dldh gene encoding dihydrolipoyl dehydrogenase, mitochondrial, producing MQTWNHLYRTLATRGQHLPTKLHGATVLSLRTYADKAPIDADITVVGSGPGGYVAAIKAAQLGFKTVCVEKNVTLGGTCLNVGCIPSKALLNNSYLYHLAHGKDFESRGIEIQGISLNLEKMMAQKSGAVKALTGGIAHLFKQNKVTHVNGFGMITGKNQVTAKTADGEQVINTKNILIATGSEVTPFPGIEVDEDTVVSSTGALSLKKVPEELIVIGAGVIGVELGSVWQRLGTKVTAVEFLGHVGGMGIDMEISKNFQRILQKQGLKFKLSTKVMGATKRPDGKIDVAVEAAAGGKSETLTCDVLLVCIGRRPFTSNLGLEAVGIELDNRGRIPVNSRFQTKVPNVFAIGDVIAGPMLAHKAEDEGIICVEGMAGGAVHIDYNCVPSVIYTHPEVAWVGKTEEQLKEEGVPYKVGKFPFAANSRAKTNADTDGLVKILSHKDTDRMLGAHILGSGAGEMINEAALAMEYGASCEDIARVCHAHPTVSEAFREANLAASFGKAINF from the exons ATGCAGACCTGGAACCATCTATACCGCACACTCGCCACG CGAGGTCAGCATCTCCCCACCAAGCTGCATGGAGCCACAGTCTTGTCGTTGAGAACGTATGCTGATAAAGCACCAA TTGATGCTGATATCACAGTTGTGGGCTCTGGGCCTGGAGGATATGTCGCCGCCATCAAAGCAGCTCAGCTTGGCTTTAAG ACAGTATGTGTGGAAAAGAACGTGACCCTCGGAGGAACGTGCTTGAACGTGGGCTGCATCCCGTCAAAG GCTCTGCTAAACAACTCGTACCTGTATCACTTGGCACACGGGAAAGATTTCGAAAGCAGAGGCATTGAAA TTCAGGGGATCTCGTTGAACCTGGAGAAGATGATGGCACAGAAGAGCGGGGCTGTCAAAGCTCTGACCGGAGGAATCGCACACTTATTCAAACAGAACAAA GTAACTCACGTCAACGGATTTGGAATGATAACTGGCAAGAATCAAGTGACCGCAAAGACTGCTGATGGAGAACAGGTCATAAACACTAAGAACATCCTCATCGCTACTGGATCAGAGGTCACCCCCTTCCCAGGCATTGAG GTTGATGAAGACACCGTTGTCTCGTCCACCGGCGCTTTGTCTCTTAAGAAGGTTCCAGAGGAGCTCATCGTGATTGGAGCTGGAGTCATTGGCGTAGAGTTG GGGTCCGTATGGCAGAGGCTTGGTACCAAGGTCACAGCAGTGGAGTTCCTCGGCCACGTTGGCGGAATGGGCATCGACATGGAGATCTCCAAGAACTTCCAGCGAATTCTCCAGAAGCAGGGGTTGAAGTTCAAACTGAGCACCAAGGTCATGGGCGCTACCAAAAGACCTGACGGCAAGATCGATGTGGC TGTGGAAGCTGCAGCTGGTGGCAAGAGCGAGACGCTCACCTGTGACGTTCTGCTGGTGTGCATTGGCCGCCGTCCCTTCACCAGTAACCTCGGCCTTGAGGCTGTCGGTATTGAACTGGATAACCGCGGGAGAATCCCTGTCAATAGTCGTTTCCAGACCAAAGTTCCCAA TGTCTTTGCCATTGGAGACGTTATAGCTGGACCCATGTTGGCCCATAAAGCAGAAGATGAAGGTATCATTTGTGTCGAGGGAATGGCAGGAGGAGCCGTCCATATCGACTACAACTGTGTGCCCTCCGTTATATACACACACCCTGAGGTCGCCTGGGTCGGCAAGACCGAGGAACAGCTCAAAGAGGAA GGCGTGCCTTATAAGGTAGGCAAATTCCCCTTCGCAGCCAACAGCAGAGCCAAGACGAATGCTGATACAGATGGACTGGTAAAGATCCTCAGCCACAAGGACACAGACAGGATGCTTGGAGCACACATCCTGGGATCG gGAGCAGGAGAGATGATTAATGAGGCTGCATTAGCTATGGAATATGGAGCATCATGTGAGGATATTGCAAGAGTGTGTCACGCCCATCCC ACTGTATCAGAGGCCTTCAGAGAAGCTAACCTTGCTGCTTCGTTTGGAAAAGCTATCAACTTCTAG